Proteins encoded together in one Lagopus muta isolate bLagMut1 chromosome 3, bLagMut1 primary, whole genome shotgun sequence window:
- the LOC125690660 gene encoding cytochrome b5 yields the protein MVGSSEAGGEAWRGRYYRLEEVQKHNNSQSTWIIVHNRIYDITKFLDEHPGGEEVLREQAGGDATENFEDVGHSTDARALSETFIIGELHPDDRRKLQKPAETLITTAESNSSSWSNWVIPAIAAIIVALMYRSYMAE from the exons ATGGTGGGCTCCAGCGAAGCCGGCGGTGAGGCGTGGCGGGGCCGCTACTATCGGCTGGAGGAGGTGCAGAAGCATAACAACAGCCAGAGCACCTGGATCATCGTGCACAACCGCATCTACGACATCACCAAGTTCCTGGATGAA CACCCGGGTGGAGAAGAAGTCCTCAGGGAGCAAGCTGGGGGAGATGCTACTGAGAACTTTGAAGATGTTGGCCACTCTACAGATGCAAGGGCACTGTCGGAAACATTTATTATTGGGGAGCTTCACCCG GATGACAGACGGAAGCTTCAGAAACCAGCA gAAACTCTTATTACCACTGCGGAGTCTAATTCCAG TTCATGGTCCAACTGGGTGATCCCGGCAATAGCAGCAATTATTGTTGCCCTGATGTATCGTTCCTACATGGCAGAGTGA